From the genome of Papaver somniferum cultivar HN1 chromosome 2, ASM357369v1, whole genome shotgun sequence, one region includes:
- the LOC113348013 gene encoding ABC transporter C family member 3-like, translated as MMFFSSSYTNSLMIFIKPMFLHGFSACLHFTLFLALVINWVFKRFKAPAASSPMQRSSREKNSRFFLYYKPTLLLSCLGLSFLNVIICGFNQFIWYKQGWSDERVLVQFDLVLRVLGWVSIFGYLHVQFKRELKFPVLLRVWWGLSSLMSCYFLGIDLVVYRKDRILPAQFWVLDVTSAVVGLVIFYAGVFVKKDAEDALHEPLLNGNGVNGGGKNANTSRVNENSNGENASPFSTASFFSLLTFSWMGPLLGVGYRKTLDIEDVPGLDIRDSVNGVYPIFRNKLESYCDGSEVKTFKLVKALVYSVWREVAVTALLAIIYTFASYVGPYLIDTFVQYLNGNKEFNHEGYVLVSVFFVAKLVECLAQRHWFFMMQQAGVRVKAALVATIYRKGLTLSSQSRQGHTSGEIINFMTVDAERIGDFSWYMHDLWMVPIQVGLALIILYKNLGLASVTAFVATVIVMLANVPLGSMQENFQEKLMAAKDKRMKATSEILRNMRILKLQGWEMKFLSKIIDLRKSEEGWLRKYVYTSAMTTFVFWGAPTFVSVVTFGACMLMGIPLESGKILSALATFRILQEPIYNLPDTISMVAQTKVSLDRIASFLRLGDLEDDIVEKLPRSASGIALAIQNGNFSWDLSLSTPTLKDLNIQVNHGMRVAVCGTVGSGKSSLLSCILGEVPKVSGTVKVSGTKAFVAQSPWIQSGKIEENILFGKEMDREMYDRVLEACSLKKDLEILSFGDQTVIGERGINLSGGQKQRIQIARALYQDADIYLFDDPFSAVDAHTGSHIFKECLLGLLSSKTVIYVTHQVEFLPSADLILVLKDGRIAQAGKYEDILNSGTDFMELVGAHEKAMSALDSFEPGNMISDAGENLQQDVHKKEDKREEQDSKTDATVVPHGQLVEEEEREKGKVGFWVYWKYITTAYGGALVPFILLAQVIFQFLQIGSNYWMAWATPISKDVEPPVKGSTLILVYVVLAVGSSLCILVRATLLVTAGYKTATLLFNKMHLCIFRAAMSFFDSTPSGRILNRASTDQSAVDMNIPYQIGGLAFSIIQLVGIIAVMSQVAWQVFIVFIPVIAVCIWYQQYYISGARELARLVGVCKAPVIQHFAETISGSTTIRSFSQESRFMDTNLKLTDAYSRPKFYNAAAMEWLCFRLDMLSSITFAFSLVFLISIPQGVIEPGVAGLAVTYGLNLNMLQARVIWNLCNLENKIISVERILQYSSIPSEPPLAIEASNPLHNWPPHGEVDIRDLQVRYAPHMPLVLRGLTCVFQGGKKTGIVGRTGSGKSTLIQTLFRIVDPSAGQILIDGIDISTIGLHDLRSRLSIIPQDPTMFEGTVRSNLDPLEEYTDEHIWEALDKCQLGEEVRKKEGKLDASVIENGENWSMGQRQLVCLGRVLLKKSKVLVLDEATASVDTATDNLIQQTLRLQFWDCTVVTIAHRITSVLDSDMVLLLDHGLAVEYDSPTKLLENKKSSFSKLVAEYSSRSSTSFET; from the exons ATGATGTTCTTCTCATCATCATACACTAATTCTCTAATGATTTTCATTAAACCCATGTTTTTACATGGGTTTTCTGCTTGTTTACACTTCACACTGTTTCTAGCTTTGGTTATCAATTGGGTATTCAAGCGATTCAAAGCTCCTGCTGCTAGTTCTCCAATGCAGAGGAGCTCCAGAGAGAAAAATTCCAGGTTTTTTTTGTATTATAAACCAACCCTTTTGTTATCTTGCTTAGGTTTATCATTTCTTAATGTTATAATTTGTGGATTCAATCAGTTCATATGGTATAAACAAGGTTGGTCTGATGAAAGGGTTTTGGTTCAATTTGATTTAGTTCTTAGAGTTCTTGGTTGGGTTTCAATTTTTGGTTATTTGCATGTTCAATTCAAGAGGGAGTTGAAATTTCCAGTCTTGTTGAGGGTTTGGTGGGGTTTAAGCTCTTTAATGTCATGTTATTTTCTAGGTATAGACCTTGTTGTGTATCGAAAAGATCGAATTTTGCCTGCACAATTTTGGGTTTTGGATGTTACATCTGCTGTGGTGGGTTTGGTTATCTTTTATGCTGGGGTTTTTGTCAAGAAGGATGCAGAAGATGCCCTTCATGAGCCTCTTTTGAATGGTAatggtgttaatggtggtggtaaGAATGCCAATACTAGTAGGGTTAATGAGAATAGTAATGGTGAAAATGCATCTCCTTTTTCTACTGCAAGTTTTTTCAGTCTCCTTACTTTCTCTTGGATGGGACCTTTGCTTGGTGTTGGTTATAGGAAGACGTTAGACATCGAGGATGTTCCTGGGTTAGATATTCGGGATAGTGTTAATGGTGTCTACCCAATTTTTAGAAATAAGCTCGAATCTTATTGTGACGGAAGTGAAGTAAAAACGTTCAAACTAGTCAAGGCATTAGTCTACTCGGTTTGGAGAGAAGTTGCAGTGACAGCTTTACTAGCTATCATCTACACATTTGCTTCCTATGTTGGGCCTTACCTCATTGATACCTTTGTCCAATATCTCAATGGCAATAAAGAATTCAATCACGAGGGTTATGTTTTGGTATCTGTATTCTTCGTCGCGAAGCTCGTTGAGTGCCTTGCACAGAGGCATTGGTTTTTTATGATGCAACAGGCTGGTGTAAGAGTTAAAGCTGCCCTAGTTGCGACTATCTATCGGAAGGGTCTGACCCTTTCAAGCCAGTCGAGACAGGGTCACACAAGCGGGGAGATCATTAATTTCATGACTGTGGATGCTGAGAGGATTGGGGATTTCAGTTGGTATATGCATGACTTATGGATGGTCCCTATCCAAGTCGGTTTAGCCTTGATTATCTTGTATAAGAACCTTGGGCTTGCTTCAGTTACAGCTTTTGTGGCCACTGTCATTGTGATGCTGGCAAATGTTCCTTTGGGTTCAATGCAGGAGAATTTCCAAGAAAAACTGATGGCGGCAAAAGATAAAAGGATGAAGGCAACATCAGAGATTCTCAGGAACATGAGAATTCTGAAGCTCCAAGGCTGGGAAATGAAGTTTTTGTCTAAGATTATTGATCTCAGGAAAAGCGAAGAAGGATGGTTGAGGAAGTATGTCTATACATCAGCCATGACCACCTTTGTCTTTTGGGGTGCGCCCACGTTTGTGTCCGTGGTCACTTTCGGAGCGTGCATGCTTATGGGAATTCCACTTGAGTCGGGAAAGATTTTATCAGCTCTTGCAACATTCAGGATTCTACAAGAGCCTATATATAATCTCCCAGACACAATATCAATGGTAGCTCAGACTAAAGTTTCACTTGATAGAATTGCCTCATTCCTCCGTCTTGGTGACCTTGAAGACGATATAGTTGAGAAACTTCCAAGAAGTGCTTCTGGTATTGCACTAGCGATACAAAATGGGAATTTCTCGTGGGATCTCTCTTTATCAACTCCTACATTGAAAGATTTGAATATTCAAGTAAATCATGGTATGAGAGTAGCTGTTTGTGGTACTGTCGGCTCCGGAAAGTCGAGCTTGCTTTCCTGCATCTTAGGAGAGGTACCAAAGGTATCTGGTACAGTTAAGGTTAGTGGAACAAAAGCTTTTGTTGCTCAGTCCCCATGGATACAGAGCGGAAAGATTGAGGAGAACATATTGTTTGGTAAGGAGATGGATAGGGAAATGTATGACAGGGTCCTCGAAGCATGTTCCCTGAAAAAGGACTTGGAGATTTTGTCTTTTGGGGATCAGACTGTTATAGGGGAGAGGGGAATCAATTTGAGTGGTGGCCAAAAACAAAGAATACAAATTGCTCGTGCTTTATACCAGGATGCTGATATTTATTTGTTTGATGATCCTTTTAGTGCAGTCGATGCTCACACGGGATCACATATTTTTAAG GAATGTCTACTGGGGCTTTTGAGTTCCAAAACCGTGATTTATGTGACACATCAAGTTGAATTCTTACCATCTGCTGATCTTATTTTG GTTTTGAAAGATGGGAGGATTGCTCAAGCAGGGAAATATGAGGATATTCTTAATTCAGGAACAGATTTTATGGAACTGGTTGGTGCGCATGAAAAAGCCATGTCTGCTCTTGATTCTTTTGAGCCAGGAAACATGATAAGTGATGCTGGGGAAAATTTGCAGCAGGATGTGcataaaaaagaagataaaagagaagAACAAGACAGTAAAACTGATGCAACAGTAGTGCCACATGGCCAGctggttgaagaagaagaaagagagaaaggGAAAGTTGGTTTTTGGGTTTATTGGAAATATATTACCACTGCATATGGAGGAGCACTTGTACCATTTATACTGCTAGCGCAGGTTATTTTCCAGTTCCTTCAAATTGGGAGCAATTACTGGATGGCCTGGGCGACCCCAATTTCAAAGGATGTGGAACCTCCAGTTAAAGGCTCCACTCTCATCCTTGTATACGTTGTGTTGGCTGTAGGAAGCTCCCTTTGCATTCTTGTGAGGGCCACTCTTCTTGTAACTGCTGGGTACAAGACCGCAACTCTGCTCTTCAACAAAATGCATCTTTGTATTTTTCGAGCAGCCATGTCATTTTTCGATTCCACCCCAAGTGGAAGGATATTAAACAGA GCTTCTACAGATCAAAGTGCAGTGGATATGAACATTCCATATCAAATTGGAGGACTTGCCTTTTCAATAATACAACTTGTAGGGATAATTGCAGTAATGTCACAAGTTGCATGGCAGgtcttcattgtttttattccCGTAATTGCAGTATGCATTTGGTACCAG CAATATTACATATCCGGGGCACGAGAACTAGCTCGTCTAGTTGGGGTCTGCAAAGCTCCAGTCATTCAACATTTTGCGGAAACTATATCAGGATCAACAACCATAAGAAGTTTTAGTCAGGAATCAAGATTTATGGACACAAACCTGAAGTTGACAGATGCTTATTCCCGACCCAAATTTTATAATGCTGCTGCAATGGAGTGGCTATGCTTTCGCTTGGACATGTTGTCATCCATTACATTTGCTTTCTCATTGGTTTTCTTGATTTCCATACCACAGGGAGTAATAGAGCCAG GTGTTGCGGGTTTAGCAGTGACATATGGACTTAATCTGAACATGTTACAAGCACGGGTTATTTGGAATCTTTGCAATCTCGAGAATAAAATCATATCTGTAGAGAGAATACTGCAATACTCATCCATCCCCAGTGAACCTCCCCTTGCTATTGAAGCAAGTAACCCATTGCACAATTGGCCACCTCATGGAGAAGTTGATATTCGTGACCTACAA GTTCGGTATGCCCCACACATGCCTCTTGTATTGAGGGGTCTTACATGTGTATTTCAGGGAGGAAAGAAGACTGGTATAGTTGGGAGAACAGGTAGTGGTAAATCAACTCTCATTCAGACACTGTTCCGCATTGTTGATCCATCTGCTGGTCAGATTCTCATAGATGGTATCGATATCTCCACCATTGGGCTGCACGACTTGAGATCAAGATTAAGTATAATTCCACAAGATCCAACCATGTTTGAGGGTACCGTGCGAAGCAACCTAGATCCACTTGAGGAGTATACCGATGAACATATTTGGGAG GCTCTAGATAAATGCCAACTCGGAGAAGAAGTACGGAAGAAGGAAGGAAAGCTTGATGCTTCAG TTATTGAAAATGGAGAGAATTGGAGTATGGGCCAGAGGCAGCTAGTTTGTCTCGGAAGGGTACTTCTTAAGAAGAGTAAAGTCTTGGTGCTTGATGAAGCTACCGCATCTGTCGACACTGCTACTGATAATCTTATCCAGCAAACACTCAGACTGCAGTTTTGGGACTGTACCGTTGTCACTATCGCGCATAGAATAACTTCTGTACTTGATAGTGACATGGTCCTACTGCTAGATCATG GGCTTGCTGTGGAATACGACTCTCCGACTAAATTACtagaaaataagaaatcttcattttcaaagcTCGTGGCAGAGTACAGCTCAAGATCAAGTACTAGTTTCGAGACATGA